From the genome of Novosphingobium sp. P6W:
GCGAATACCGAAGAAGGCCAGCGTCATCTTTTCATGCCTGCCGGCGGGAAATCCCAGAAGCCCCAGCCATCCTGTGAGTGGGCGAACAACCAGTAATATGGCTGCGGCAATCGCCACATCTACCCAACCGACACTGGCTAGGAGACCGCTCACCAGCGCACCCCCGAAAAGTATGAGTAGCACCATCATGGCCAACCGTTCGATCTGCTCGGTGATGGCATGCATGTCGTTTTGGAAGTCGTGGTCGCGGTGAGCATGCCGGAAAGTCAGAGCCGTAACGAACACCGAAAGGAATCCGTAAACGTGAACCATTTCGGTGAGACCGTACGAGACAAATGTCGCAGAGAGCGCAATCAGGCCGTCACCTGTCTTGGCTAGCTTTGTTTCAGCAGGAATACGGAACGTCAGCCAGCCAAAAATCCGCCCAACTATCCACCCCCCGAGGATACCGCCGCCAATCTCCCAAAAAACACGATAGGCGAGCCATTCGCCCACCCAAGGCTTGCCAGCAGGCAGAGCCACGGCGAGCAAGATCGCCAGATGGACAAATGGGAACGCTGCCCCGTCGTTGAGGCCAGCTTCCGACGTCAGGCCGAAGCGCACCTCATCCTCGTCCCCGGTCTTGGGCGGGCCCACCTGCACGTCAGCGGCGAGCACCGGGTCGGTAGGAGCAAGGCTTGCCGCCAGCAGCAACGCCACGGCCCAAGACACATCAAGCGCGAAGCCTGCCATGACCGTAATCGCCGCAATGCCCAGCGGCATCGTGACGGCCAGCAGGCGCCACGTCACTGCCCAGCGCCGCCAGCCAAAGATGCGATCGATCTTCAGGCCGGCGCCCATCAGCGCGATAATGACGACGAATTCCGCGAACCTCTCGGTGATCTGCGGGTGAAGCGTGGGGAGCGGACGTAGCGTGACTTGTGGGAACAGGAACAGAGCTGCTCCCAAGCCGATGCACACAATTGGCAACGAAAGCGGCAATTGTTTAAGGGCCAGCGGAAGCCAAGCGACCAGAGCGATAAGCACACCCACGCCGGTCATGATAAGTATGTAGGGCTCGGGCGATAGGAAGGAATACATCCTAGGCCAACGCATCACCTCGGCAAAAGACCCGCAACGCTGACGCGGCAATCCGTCCGCTGCGGGTCGGTGGAGGGTTTCGGCCTGAGATTTTGCTATTCGCGGCCCGGGTTGCGTCTACCGGAGATCAGGCTCTCGTTGCCCTGGTCGTTGTCATCATTGTGTTCGCCGTCACCGTCGAGCGGGCGAGCGTCATCCTTGGCGTCAGGGGCTTTGGTCTTCGCGTCGTCAGTCGGGGGGGAATTGGCGAAGGGCTTGGCTTCCGCGCCGGCAAGGCCGCGGTCGATGTCACGCTCTGTCTCGCATTGCGCATCCACGCCGCTCTGCACGGGCTGGCTCCCATTCGAAGCCGGGCCAATTGAAACGTCGTCCATAAGTATCGCTCCTTTCGATTGATTTGAGGGCTGAGGATTCCGGTGCTCCCAGCGTCGCTATGCCGATGAGCCGCTCCCCAGATGCTCGACGAAACACTGCGCGAGGCTTCCGTTGGCCTGGATGCCCCATACCGGCGGCATCATTTCCTGCGGCATCCACGGCATGCAAGTCCGCACCCGCGTCCAGCAGCAGAGCAATAATGTCACGCCGATCAAGCAACCCAGACATCATGATCGCAGTCTGTCCGGCGGCATTGCGCAGGTTCGGGTCTGCTCCGGCAGCCAGTAGCTGCCGGGCGATGGCAACGTGCCCCTTGAAGGGAACACCCGTCAGTGGACTGCCGCTAGCGGTGGTGCCGTTGGGACCGCCGCCGTGATCCAGCGGCAACTCGGTGGTGGCGTCGAAGCCGTTGTAGGTCGCAAGCACAAGGGCGGTGTGTCCCCTGGCATCGGCCGCCTCGATGTCCGCGCCGGCTTCCAGCAAAACCGGTATGACCTCTTCGCGGCCGAGCCGGGCCGCTTCGAAAAGCAATTCCTGCACCCGTTCCGGCGACGAAAGGAACGGCAAGTCTCGCAGCACCGGTGTGTCTCGATTTTCCGGGGCGTGCACCGCAGGCATTTTTCCGTTCCTCGCGAGACTTAAAGACAGGCTTCGTGGGGCATACCGGCTATTTGCCGCCCATTTCGTCGAACACCTGAGTGACGATGGCGGCGCGGGCGTCGTCGTTTACGTCTACCGAGACCGAGATCGGATCGGACAGCGGTGCGTCGCCTCGTTCGGCTTCCAGATGAGTGGCGGTGTCTCCGCCGCTGCGCTTTTCGCCTGCACTGTTTTCATCGCCAGCCGATGATACGAACACGTCGGTCCTCTCGAAGCCGTGTTCCTGTACCAGTCGTTCCACCGCAAGCTCGGCGTCTCGGCGGGTATTGAACGTGCGCTCTATGGTGGCAGTCATGGTTCTCTCCTTTGGCTGCGAATGTGTTGCCTATCGGTGATCGGCGTCGTTGCTCCCGGCCGAACCGGGCTCGGCCATCTTGCGATGCTGTTCGGCCAGGACCGCGGCGGGCATGACGTGCGCCGCCGCTGCCTGGATCTTGTTCTTCCAGCCCGAGACGATGTGCGCATCGCCGTTCATCAATGCCTTCCACCCGTCACGGGCGACGTCGGCGGGATCGCTTTTGCTCCGGGAAGCGCCGACGCTGGTGTCGAGCATGTCGGCGCGGTCGAAGAATTCGGTCTCCACCGGACCCGGCATCAGCGTCGTGACGGAGACACCCTTCGCGTCCTTGATCTCATTGCGCAGCGCGTCGGCGAAGCTGTCCACGAAAGCCTTGGTGCCGTTATAGACGGCCTGGAAGCTGCCGGGGATAAAACCCGCGATCGAGCCGGTTATAAGCACCTTGCCGTCATCGCGCGCCACCATGCTCTTGAGCACGCGCTGCAGCAGATAGAGCGTGCCGGTGATGTTGGTGTCCACCACCCGTCTCCAGTCAGCCACATCCTGGTCGAGGAAACCATGTCCCAGACCCCGGCCAGCATTGGCACAAAGAAGATCGATGCGGCGGCCGGCGGCAGCGGCCAGAACGGCGTCGACGCCCTCGATCGTCGACAGGTCCGCCTGAACGGCGTCCACCGACACCCCATGGAGGCGGAAGTCCCGTGCGGCTGCCTCGACCAGCTCTTCGTCGGCCACGACCAGCAGGTCGTAGCCGTTTTCAGCCGCGATGCTCGCCAGTTCGAAGCCGATGCCGGTGGAGGCGCCGGTAACAATCGCAAATTTATCAGCCATCTGTCTGCTCCTATTCGGCCGCTACGGCGGTGTCGGTGAAGCCGGGCTTGAGCACGACCTTGGTCACTTCGTTCTGGTTGTCGTGGAACATCTTGTAGCCCTTGGGGGCGTCCTCCAGGCTCATGCGGTGCGAGATCAGGAAGGTGGTATCGATCTTGCCATCGACGATTGCGCTGAGCAGACCCGGCATGTAGTGCTGGACGCTGGTCTGGCCGGTCTTGAGCGTAAGCCCTTTTTCCATGAACGCACCGAGCGGGAACTTGTCGACGATGCCGCCATAGACCGCGGGCATTGAGACGCGCCCGCCTTTGCGGCAGGCAACGATCGCCTGGCGGATCGAGTGGATGCGATCGGTGCCAAGGAACGTCGAGGCCTTGATCTGGTCGACTACGTTGTCGACGAAGAAGCCGTGCGCCTCCAGCCCCACTGCGTCGATCACCGCGTCCGGGCCGATCCCGCCGGTCATTTCCATCAGTGCCTCGTAGGTCTTCGATTCCTCGAAGTTGATCGTCTCCGCTCCGAACTTGCGCGCCAGTTCCAGCCGGCGCGGAAAGTGGTCGATGGCGATTACCCGCGCTGCGCCCATCAGGAAGGCCGATTGCACCGCGAAAAGCCCGACCGGACCGCAGCCCCAGACGGCGACGGTGTCGCCGGGCTCGATGTCGGCGTTTTCGGCGGCCTGCCAGCCGGTCGGCAGGATGTCCGACAGGAACAGCACCTCATCGTCGTCCAGCCCATCGGGCACGACGATGGGGCCGACATCGGAGAAGGGCACGCGCACGTATTCGGCCTGGCCGCCTGCATAGCCGCCGGTCAGGTGGCTGTACCCGAAGAGGCCAGACATCGGCTGGCCGTAAAGCTCCATGCCGATGTCCTGGTTGTCGGCCGGGTTGCCGTTGTCGCACGCCGAATACTGGTGCTTGCCGCAATGATAGCAACTGCCGCAGGCGATGGTGAAGGGAACGACCACGCGCTGGCCCTTCAGCAGCGTCGAACCCGGCCCCGTCTCGACCACTTCGCCCATGAATTCATGGCCGAGAATGTCGCCGGCCTTCATCGTCGGGATATACCCATCGTAAAGGTGAAGGTCCGATCCGCAGATCGCGGTGGAGGTGATCTTGATGATCGCATCGCGCGGGTTGAGGATCTCGGGATCGTCGACGGTATCGACGCGGACGTCATGCTTGCCGTGCCAGGTCAGTGCGCGCATCAGGCGATCTCCTCTTGAAGCTGCGCGCGGGTGCGCGACGAGGTGGCGACTTCGCCGGTTTCCATGAGTTGCTTGAAACGCCGCAAGTCTCGGCGCGCCTGAATTGCGGGCTCGCGCTGGAACATCTTGGCGATGAGCTTGCCGACCACGCCTGCGGGCGGGTCGTAAACGATCGTGGCGGTGACGATCGTACCGCGATCGCCTGCATCGCGAAATTCGATCCGGCCGCTGTTGGGAACATCCGCCCCTTCCGCCGAGGCCCAAGCGATCAGCTCGCCGTCCCGGTCATCGGTCAGGTCCGCATCCCATTCGACCAGCTTGCCGCCTGGTGCCTTGACGACCCAGTGCGAACGCGTGGGCGAAAGGATGTCCACCCGCTCGACGTTGTCCATGAACGTGGGCAGCCGGGTGAAGTCGCGCCAGCAGGCGTAGAGTTCGGCGCGAGGGCGGTTGATCGTGACGGTGCGCCCGATCAGGGTGTCGCCGCGCATGTGCCCGAGCGCCTGCGTCGCGGCATCCCGTGTGGCCCCGGATTTCGAAGTGGTGGGCGGCGCGTCGTCATTCGAGGTTGCCATGCCTGCTCTCCATGTTGTCGGATGGGCCGCCGGTCCGGTCTGACCTAGCCGCTTTCAGAAATGAAACGATCCTCGCGCGCATAAAGACCCAGGAAAGCTGAAAGATAATCCCGCCGTAGACACGGCTGCGCTGAACGGCCCTTCCGCGTCCCAGATCGTCGAGCAGGCGTTCAATGCAAGCGATACGAGCGCCCTGAGTCGACAGGGCGTCGGCAACGATCCAACCTGCCTTCTTTTCGGCCAGGGCGGTGTCGGCGACGGCGATCGGGCGATTGAGGCGCGACGTGAGAGCGATCGCCGCAGGCCCAGCATCGATCTCCGTGATGCGTATGTTCGCGCGGTCAAAAGGAAGCGGGCGTGACTAACAGCTTTCCTACATCGACCGGCGCCCACCCGAAACGGTCGAAAATTTCGTCTTCCAAAGCATTTAGCGTAGGTCTTTCTCGATGCGCGCCAGGCGGACGTAGAGCAACAATCGCACGTTTGCTGCGGTTATTTCGGCGATACGCGCGGCAAAGAAGGCGAGGTTCACGCGGCCTAGGCCAAGTGCGTGCGCTTGGTCCATGTGCGCGGAGCACAGGTTCGAGGAATCGCGGCATAGGCACCGCCTGCCACATGGTTGCGTGAGTCGGGTCTCAGTCCTCGCCTTTCCGGCCGCCTCTACGCGCGGAAATGCAGCGGTGGTCATGTCTGCACGGCGCGCGAAAAATCGCCAAAGGTGCCGGCCTCGACGAAGTGTGATTGATCGATTTTGATGTCCATTGCGATCAACGTCGCCCTGTGCTTCTACTATGCGACGTTAGCGCGTTAGGCGCCCTTGGCGCGCTGGTCCTCGGGATAGTCTTCGGGCGTGACAGTGCCTTCAGACGGTCGGTCTTCCAGTTTCTGGGGCTTCTGACAGCTTTCGTTCTGTTTGTGGGGATCGAAAGAGTCGGGGCGCGCATCCCCAAGGGGACCGCGCGGGGTTTCCGCATCGCTATTGGACATGACTACTTCCTTTATATTGGGAATGTTGACCTGTTGGGCCTCTTTGGCCTCATCGAACAAAGCTCCGGGGACGCCGCGCGTTCCCGATATCCATTTTTCTAATCGGGATTCGCTCATTGGAACGGGCGCTGTGAAAGCCGCATACTTTGCGTGCGGTATGCTAGCGCTCCGCGTGGCCGCGAAAACTGCCGTTATGAGATCGTCTACAGCGCTCGCAGAATGAAGATCAGTAGCCCGAGACTATTGCTCAGTTCAGCGCGGCTCTACCAAGTACTCGATTGGCTTGAAGCTTCCACCGTTCGAGGCGTAGGCTGAACAGGCGGCCTATGATGCAGTCCTCTTCCGCACGCAGTTTGATGAAATCGCCGGCCTTGCTGGATGGGGGCAAAACCTCCAGACGACCTGTCTTACCATTCACCGGTACATTCATGAAAAGGTTGAATGCGGTGGGAATAGCGTCGGGTTCAACCCCGAACGGAGCCAGAGCTTCGGCAAGATTGCCAAAGCAACCCCGGTGGACCGGATGCTCCGGATAAAAATGGCGGAACGTGGCTTCGCTGCACGGCGTGAGGAGGAAGTCGTGGCATCCTACCGTATCCTCCAAAATGCTTAGTAACACGCGTGACCGATTGGACCAGAGCCGGTTTCCGGTAGTTAATTTTATAGTCTCCTCATAATCGAACGTGCGGCCATTGGATATAACCTCTCGGACATCTTGCGCAGCGAACGCTAAAAGATCGGAAACTTGGCGTCCCATGGGGTCGAACACTGTCAGAACAGCGCCTGCCTGCACGACGAAAGCAGCGCCGCTTCGGGGCGCAATCACCATTCGGTCGTTCATTCGCGAGGATCTCTGTACGGGCAACCCCACTCAGCCCCCACCAGTCGTCCGCTGTATTGCCGCGCTTCGCTTGCTTCACCGTGCCTGGCAAGCATCGGATTGACGGAGCCCGCGATTGCTACGTCCCGCTCGAGTATGCGTTCCCTCATACGTTCATACTTTCCTTCTTCCCGGAGGCGCTCGAACTGCTCGTGAAGATTGAAGACAAGTGTGGGCCGTGCGAAGCGGCGCGCCGGCCGTGACGCGTTCGGGTGCAACCCCACGACGAAGAAAGCGCTGCCGCTAAAGCTGAGCGAGAAATGAGGGTCTTCTGGATCCGGACTAACAGAACCGTCATACGGTTGACCAAGCCAAGCATCCTTGTCGGCGAACGACTGGATGCGCTCCCACATCGCTGCTTCGAAATCCTGTTCACTGAGGTCAAGCGGCCCTTCGAAAACAATGGCGAGGCTTCGCAGGCCGCCAGGCTCCATCTGATACGTTTTGCTCCACGCCAGCAGTTCGCGGTGGATTACCACATCATTCCAGGCACTGGTTAGATCGCGGGCTGGAACGACCTTCAACGATCTTTTAGCCAAAGCCGCCTTCGCTCCCACACATGGAAACCCTGGCTCCTGGATTTTTGCGCGGAACTCGTCACCGAGGGGATCACTCTGCATCGTCAGAGTTCCCGCGCTTTGTCAGTTGGCCGGTCTTCGAAATGAATCCCATTGCGGCCATAATTTCAACGATCGACATAGCATCAACCTCAAGGCGCGCCCGACAGTCAGAATGATCAAGATATCCGAGCGCCGAGCGCTGGAACATTCCAGCGGCGCGCGTTGCCTGTTCGAGGAGATCAGACGGCATTGTAACCGGATCTTTAGGTTTCAAGGCCCGTTTCTTAGCCAGGGGCGTGCCAATCCCGACCTCGATCAAGTGCGGATCATCGCCCAGCGCCCCTTTCCCGGCTCCCGGACGGATTGTCATTACGGCAGGCACCCATCATCTCCTTTGCGGCGTGGCAAGACACCCGCGTGAGGATCTTAATGGTCAGATTCTGGAGAAGTTGCGCAAGGCTGGAGTAAACGTATTAACCCAGATCAACCTGGCAGCGTTCCGCACACTGTTCGCTGTATTTTCAGATGGTGGCTTAGCGCCCCCCTAGCCGCCCTTGTTGGACGAAACTGGCAGGCTGAAGAACCCGAGACGACACGTCTACTCTACCGTCTTCTTCTCCGTCAGGTATCGTAGCAACTGTGATCTTTTGGCCCTGACCAAGGAGTTCTGAGCCAACTTAGTTCGATGCGGCGATCACCCCTCACCAAATACCCGCTCCATTTTTTCGCAGCCGCCCGTGGAATGCAGGTCGCTTTCCAGGCAAGGCTGAGACGGCCCCAACGTGCTTTCAAAAAATTGTCCAAGCCTATAAATGAATTTGCTTCTGATGGTGGGTCTTTGCTTGCCCTCAGGCGTTGAAGCTGGCGAATGTCACCCCGATTACGGGGAGCTTCAATAGGAGAGCAACCATGGCTGCTACCAAGAGTGCGACGAAGCCCACGTCGAAAACTGCCCCAAAATCCACCAAATCTTCAGGTACCAGCAAGTCTCGCCCGGCCTCAAAGACCGCGCGTAAATCGGCCCGTGCAGCTGCCAAGCCTGCTGACGCGATCAAACTGCTCAAGGACGATCACAAGGAAGTGAAAGCCTATTTCAAGCAGTATGAGTCGCTCGAGGACGACGCGGAAAAGCAAGCGCTGGCCGATAAGATCTGCATTGCCCTGACCGTCCACGCCCAGATCGAGGAGGAGATCTTCTACCCCGCCGCCCGCGCGGCGATCGACGACGATGATCTTCTGGATGAAGCCGAGGTCGAGCATGCCTCCGCCAAACAGCTGATCGCGGAAATACAGGCGATGAAAGCAGGCGACCGCTTGTTCGACGCGAAGGTGACGGTGCTTGGGGAGTACATCGATCACCATGTCGAGGAAGAAGAGAAGGAGATGTTCCCGGAAAGCCGCGACAGCGATCTCGACCTCAAGGAGCTCGGGCTGCAGCTTGCCGAGCGCAAGACCCAGCTCATGGCCGAGCTGGGACAATAACGTCTACGCCGTCCGGCGGCGAGCCATCCAGCCCGCCCGGGGTGATCGACTGTCTGGTGATTGGCAGTGGTCCTGCCGGGCTTACCGCGTCAATTTACCTCGCCAGATATCACTTATCGGTCACGGTAGTTGATGATGGACAAAGCCGGGCGGCGCAGATCCCTTTATCGCGTAATCATGCTGGCTTTCCCGAAGGAATATCCGGCGAGGACCTGCTGGCGCGCATGCGCCGGCAGGCTTTGCGCTATGGCGCCAGTACGCACAGCGGCCGGGTGGACACGTTGGAACGTGCGGGCAAGGATTTCAAAGCGATCGTCGATGGAGCCGTTCTACGCGCCCGATCAGTTTTGCTGGCGACGGGGGTTATCAATCGCCGTCCGATGATGATCGATCAAGAAACGCACGACCTTGCAGTCGTGCGCGGGTTTTTAAGATACTGCCCTGTATGCGATGGATACGAGGTAACGGATCAGCGCATCGCTGTCTTTGGCTCGGGCGAACGGGCGATCGCCGAGGCGATGTTTTTGCGCAGCTTCAGCCGGGACGTGACGCTGATCGCCCGCGATCCGCACTCGGATTGGACCGCACAACAGCGACGGAGCCTCGCGGACGCCGGGATCACGCTGATTACGGCGATCCATAGCCTGAAGGTAACAGAAGTAGGCGTTGTTGTTGAAACTTCCGATGGTGGGCTCGCGTTCGATACCCTCTATCCAGCGCTTGGCTCGACCATCAACTCTCATCTCGCCCAGGATGTCGGCGCAAGTGTCTCGGACGAAGGGTGTTTGATGGTGGATGCGCATCAGCGAACCACTGTATCCGGTCTATATGCCGCCGGCGATGTGGTCCTCGGGCTGGACCAGATTAGCCACGCCATGGGCGAAGGGGGCGTTGCGGCAACGACCATACGCAACGATCTGGCTCTCATGAGCCCGCTTTTACGATAACTTAGCCGCTGAAGCTGGAGAAAGGTAGGGTGTTTATTGCCGCTGAGAAGTGACCCGGGGGGGCCAGTAATTTCCAATGAGAAGTGGCTCTGACTCACATTTGCTGCTGTTGATGGTATCCTTTCACCGCTTCATGGGAAGGATCTGCTATGCATGGTCGATTTCAACGCGCCAGCCTTGCACCCGATGGATTTGTGGTCGTCTCGGTGCGAAGTGTTGGAGAGGATATCCAGATTCTGCTTCGCTCCCGGTGCGTTTCGGGTGTTTGCCCAAATTGCGGGCGACCAAGTCAGCGGATTCAAAGCCGATATGTCCGTCGACCGCTCGATCTTCCGCTAACGGGGCGGCGCGTCATACTTCAGATTTCTGCGCGTCGTTTTTGGTGCGACGCGGTCATTTGCAGGCGCCGTATTTTCTGCGAGCAGTTCGATGCCGGTGTCCTGGTTCGATATAGCCGTCGTACTCAGCGCCTTGAGACGATAGTCCGCCACCTTGGTTTCGCGCTCGGTGGAAGGCCCGGAGCCGCATTTGCCAGCCGTCTCATGATGCCGGTGAGCAAGGACACACTTCTGCGGGTAGTACGGCGACGTGCGGTTGATAGGCATGAAGAACTCCATGTCATCGGCATTGATGACTTCGCATTCCGGCGCGGCCAGACATACGGCACGATTGTTTGCGATCTGGAGCGCCGAAAGCCGGTCATCTTGTTGCCGGATCGAGCATTGGAGACGTCGCGGGCCTGGCTTGCCAAACGTCCGTCCATAACGATCGTCGCCCGAGACCGGGGCGGCGGTTATGGTGAAGCGATCACAAGAGGACTGCCTGATGCCGACCAGGTTGCCGATCGTTGGCATCTCATGGAAAATTCGAGCCGAGCATTCCTGGATGCAGTCAGTAAATCCATGAGGCAGATCAGACACGCCGTCGGCCACAACGTCATCGATCCCGAACTTCTGACCTATGCCGAGAAGCTGCAGTACGAAGGCTACGTCCGGCGGCAGGAAACCAACGAAGCAATCTAGCACCTGGCCAAGAGCGGCACTTCAATCCGGCAAGTTGTCCGGCAGACTGGTCACAGCCGGAAGCTGGTTCGCGACGTTTTGCGTGGCCAGCGGCTAGATGTCTTCCGGACCCGCCCGAGCACTTTGGACAGCTGGTTGCCTTGGCTGAACGAGAGATGGGAGGCCGGAGCCCGTAACGCACTGGCTCTCTGGCGGGAGATGCGTACGGAAGGCTTGTTGGTCAAAGGGGCATTGTCTCGCAGTGGGCACAACGCCGCCGCCTCGCGGAAAAGGCCAATCAGAGCGGCATTATGCGTACGCCCTCGGCGCGGGTTTTGGCGCGCCTCATGACCTCAGTCCAGGATGGCCTAGCCAAATCCGAAGCGATCCTCGTCGCCGTAATCGAAAACAACGTTCCTGAATTGGTCGCGGAGCGAAAAGCGATCGGCGACTTTCAATCCATGATCCCATCGAAGTCAGCGGTCAGACTTGATGGCTGGATCGCGATGTCCAAGGGAGGTCTCGTCAACTCGTTCGTCAACGGTGTTGAGAAGGACCTCGCTGCAGTCCGCAATGCGATCGTCTCCCCATGGTCGAATGGACAGACAGAGGGGCAGATCACGCGCCTCAAATTGATCAAACGACAGATGCACGGACGCGCGAAACTCGATCTGCTTCAGGCACGAGTGGTGGGCGCAATATAGCGCCTTCGATCAGCAAATGTGAGTCAGAGCCACTTCTCAGTGAAAATTACTGGCCTCCCCGGGTCACTTCTCAGCGGCAATCAACACAGCGGGTTTAAGCCGAAGCGGACGTTCACAAATTGTGGTGGCCGGTCTAGTAACGAAATCGACTATTTCTTCTCAATCATGACTAGGGGGCAGTCTCGTCATTTGGTGGATCGGATTGATTATCAATCTTTATAGCGCTTGGGTCCAGAATGTTGCGATGTGTTCGAAGGAAGGAAGGCCCCTGAGTGTCTTGGGCCGGTCAGCGAAGTTGCAGGCAGCCATGAAGGCGGCGAAACGCGCGCGTACTGGGGTCGGCTACCTGCACATTGTCCCGAAAATTAGCGGAGCCGCATTCGCTCCCTAAGACTACAAGGGACGCCGGGACCTGACCGGAGGCGTAACTTATACTTCTGGCATGGGCGGTTTCCTGCCAGGTATCAAGCGCACGGCCCCGTCGAAGCGACCTATGCATTCCGACAGTTATCAGCCAGTTCACGATAGGCGGGTAGTCGTCGATCCGCTGAATGCGCAACCACATGCTCTGCGTCACATCCTCGGCCGTGGACGCATTTTCCACACTACGCTGAACGAGGCGCATCAGGAGAGGGCGTTAGTTCCGCAGCAGGCGCGTCAGGGAGCACACGTTGTTGGACATGGTCTCCGCGACGCCGTAAGGGCGTTGCGAATGGTCCGCAATTAATGCGTTCGCACCTCCCCTCCACATTCACTCACGAGGGGTTCAGCGAATTCACTGAACAGCCTTGGTAGTTCCAAACGTGAAGCTCAATCAACGCGCCCGCGCCGTTTTCGGCAGATTTTCCGGCCAGAACGGCGCGGACTATGTTTTACGAACTTAGGAGCATGTACCCACCGTCGCTGCAGCCCAGGCCGGCGTCCAGTCGCCCTCCGCCTGGGCACGCGTGTCCTGAAACTGGGCCTCCATTCACGGATAATTGACGGCAAAAAAGGAGGCCAGATGGGTGATCCAAGAGACAGCCTAGCTGAGCGGCGATTGCTAAACGCTGCGAAGTGGCTCTACGATCGACGCGATGTCTTTATTACCATAGCCTGCATCTTCCGCTTCCAAGAACCGCTGCCGTGCCGCCGCCGCTATGGCCGACGCTATGCCGACCTCGGCGAGCGCCTGCCCGGCATAGCCGAGGTCCTTGCCCATCAGCGGCACCAGGAAATGCGGGTCGTAGGCACGGTCGAGCATGCGGCGCGACACGGCCTTGAGCAGCGGGCTGGCCGGTGCGCCGTCGGTGAGGATGGACATGGCCTGCTCCACGTCGAGCCCCTGCTTCTCGAACAGCGCTACCGCCTCGGCGAGGCTGGCGGCCTGCACGCCGCACAGGAAGTTGTTGGCGAGCTTGACCGTGGCGCCGCTGCCGACCGGGCCGAGATGCACCACCGCGCTGCCCATCGCTTCGAACACGGAACGGGCAGCGGCGAGGACCTCGTCGTCTCCGCCCACGAGGAAGCGGAGAGCGCCCTGCGCGGCCTGGTCGCGGCTGCCGGTCACCGGGGCCTCGAGGAAGCGGATGCCCCGCGCCTCTGCCAGCGCTGCCAGTTCGGCGACCCAGCCTCCGGTGAGCGTGCTGGAATCGATGGCGATGGCGCCCTCGCCCATGGCCGCGAATGCGCCGTCCTCGCCTGTCCAGACAGCGTGGGACACGGCGTCGTCAGCCAGCATAGCGACGACCACGTCCGCGCCCTTCGCCGCGCCGCCCGGCGTCGATCCGACGCGCGCACCGGCGTCGGCCAGCGGTCCGGCTTTGTCGGCGCTGCGGTTCCAGACCGCGACCTCGAAGCCTGCCGCCAGCAGTTGCTTCGCCATGCCCGAACCCATGATCCCGAGGCCGAGTACGGCTACCTTCATCGTCGTCATCCGATCACCTTGAAGCGCGAGAGGGCGTCCTCGTCGATTTCGAGGCCGAGCCCCGGGAGGTTGTCGTCAAGGTCGATGTAGCCGTCAACCGCCTGCGGCTCGCCCTTGAAGATGTACCAGAACAGCTCGTTGCCGACTTCCACGTCCACCATCGGAAAGTATTCCGCAATGGGCGAGTTCAGGCTGGCCATGACGACGTGGTAGTTGTGCATCTGACCTGCATGGGGAACGACGGGGATAGAGTAGGCTTCGGCCAGCGCCTGGATCTTGCGCGCGGCGGTGATCCCGCCGACGCGGTTGGTGTCGAA
Proteins encoded in this window:
- a CDS encoding NAD(P)-dependent oxidoreductase; translated protein: MTTMKVAVLGLGIMGSGMAKQLLAAGFEVAVWNRSADKAGPLADAGARVGSTPGGAAKGADVVVAMLADDAVSHAVWTGEDGAFAAMGEGAIAIDSSTLTGGWVAELAALAEARGIRFLEAPVTGSRDQAAQGALRFLVGGDDEVLAAARSVFEAMGSAVVHLGPVGSGATVKLANNFLCGVQAASLAEAVALFEKQGLDVEQAMSILTDGAPASPLLKAVSRRMLDRAYDPHFLVPLMGKDLGYAGQALAEVGIASAIAAAARQRFLEAEDAGYGNKDIASIVEPLRSV
- a CDS encoding NAD(P)/FAD-dependent oxidoreductase → MIDCLVIGSGPAGLTASIYLARYHLSVTVVDDGQSRAAQIPLSRNHAGFPEGISGEDLLARMRRQALRYGASTHSGRVDTLERAGKDFKAIVDGAVLRARSVLLATGVINRRPMMIDQETHDLAVVRGFLRYCPVCDGYEVTDQRIAVFGSGERAIAEAMFLRSFSRDVTLIARDPHSDWTAQQRRSLADAGITLITAIHSLKVTEVGVVVETSDGGLAFDTLYPALGSTINSHLAQDVGASVSDEGCLMVDAHQRTTVSGLYAAGDVVLGLDQISHAMGEGGVAATTIRNDLALMSPLLR